In one Halichondria panicea chromosome 4, odHalPani1.1, whole genome shotgun sequence genomic region, the following are encoded:
- the LOC135334720 gene encoding uncharacterized protein LOC135334720: protein MGLCVLLLVAALTALARGQGPMITEQPSNQTDIPLGENTTFTVTVNATGGIITYQWQYGGRNITNTADMYSGTTTSTLTVITVAASDEGAYTCVVSNENGTVTSAQAFLTVVIDCGSLPNPGNGSVSTSNTTRGGIATYSCDTGFNLDGSMTRTCQIDGDWSGTPPTCDIVNCGGPPNPSNGAVNTSSGTTFGDTATYSCNTGYNLNGTNTRTCQANGNWSGNEPACDIVTCPALSDPNNGMVNVPSNNFGSIATYTCVRGHNLTGDATRTCEATGMWSGSVPVCTLINCGDLPGPDNGLVTITIGDFGSNASYTCETGYNLNGDMTRMCQDSGDWSGTAPTCDPVDCGSLDDPTDGAVNTSSGTTFMMNATYSCDFGYNLNGVTTRTCQATGDWSGGDPTCDIVTCPALSNPDNGMVNVLNNNFGTVANYTCNTGYMLTGDVIRVCEVNGDWSGTAPTCDIVTCPTLSDPTNGIVDVTTTTFTSNATYTCNSGYTLTGDMTRTCEASGNWSTSEPTCTAVDCGSLSDPSNGMVDVTTTTFTSNATYTCNTGYNLTGYMTRTCEANGNWSTSEPTCDLTCEDLTLINGMVVYNDTTIPRAVGSTATYSCNTGYNLTLGDVRDCTATGWVGTVATCMAVDCGDLTDPINGTVDTSSGTTFNMTATYTCDTGYTLTGYNTRTCGSDGVWMPQAPICNLTSPSITTQPGNTAYLIPGNTATFTVMSGELQLSYQWQVNGADINDTAGRYSGTTTGTLTVLNVTDADSALMFSCVITNPAGSITSMPPAQILILSLPRVTMMIMDQVVGVGDNVIISCSAVSDDGLVTVGLTTTASNMADLPLPVANNTMVELMNVTMDRAGNYTCTATNARGPVTSTGRLYVVAVEPIADQSVPTGNNATFICVAVGAPSSVMYNWTHDLSGMSVPIRNSMIADRVFGINTNMLTIMNVGVQDEDGYRCTVSVDGVMLEYFTAMLSVVTPFFNQTLLPEYLLTAGDTLNLTCIGENPVGAESPLFIQWRFDFTFLNESDPRITNMMIGSNQLLSQLLIPNIQPTYRGEFGCYLSNRRTFETINAVSSLTNVTVFFTPEPSFPAGGYRFQAGTNNDVECTIQSIPMTTFAGLFEVVDGVEVLRANVTQPDNMPSVKVKYTIMNIQLDRHNRVFVCRATNQNGNESVQTTIQVFGVPDQINHSLIVTTPISLASMSVRFPTPSDNNSPITAYMYMLCQGPCANSATPTTTMNYQDGDGYILFTIGGLIPNSVYTLRVAAVNEAGNGPTPTNDTDAHTFNSSTSADAAPVNLMVSTNVITRTSLLLSWALPPLAMPADVVTTSFNISWTRATDADPPLFDIIPFVPNLPQGYLISGLVADGLYEISVVAIYSAPMFTSSAAMIMQRTLDVGLEPPALINNTKPFTAIGQLPAEGGSPTSVRIEWPVPPVLFVRGYRVIITFVPFTSPTRRKRQAPVTITTPNNFTVINDFSGGATYTPNVAAEIGPDGSDPVFVNVFPNDATFIAPERAPNRPTGLMVVPNPYRALDLSWNLPTQPNGVLRRCTITETSSITGIQALTTHSN, encoded by the exons ATGGGTCTCTGTGTGCTACTGCTTGTGGCTGCTCTGACAGCCCTTGCTCGAGGACAAG gccCTATGATCACAGAACAACCAAGCAACCAGACAGATATCCCATTGGGTGAAAATACCACATTCACAGTCACAGTAAATGCTACTGGAGGCATCATTACCTACCAGTGGCAGTATGGTGGGAGGAACATTACCAACACTGCTGACATGTACTCTGGCACCACCACATCCACCCTCACTGTCATCACAGTAGCTGCCTCTGATGAGGGAGCTTATACCTGTGTTGTGTCAAATGAGAATGGAACTGTGACCTCTGCCCAGGCATTTCTAACAGTTG tgattgATTGTGGCTCACTTCCCAACCCTGGTAATGGATCAGTGAGCACTTCTAATACTACTCGTGGAGGTATTGCTACCTACTCTTGTGACACTGGCTTCAATCTGGATGGAAGTATGACCAGGACATGTCAGATTGATGGAGACTGGAGTGGGACTCCTCCAACTTGTGATA TTGTCAACTGTGGTGGCCCCCCTAACccctccaatggagcagtgaacacatcctctggaaccacctttgGGGACACTgctacctacagctgtaacactggctacaatCTGAATGGAACAAACACTAGGACTTGTCAGGCTAATGGAAACTGGAGTGGCAATGAACCAGCTTGTGATA TTGTCACCTGTCCAGCTCTCTCTGACCCTAATAATGGAATGGTCAATGTGCCTAGCAACAACTTTGGGAGCattgctacctacacctgtgtccGTGGCCACAATCTGACTGGAGACGCCACTAGAACTTGTGAGGCTactggaatgtggagtggcaGTGTACCAGTTTGTACTC TTATTAACTGTGGTGACCTCCCTGGTCCGGACAATGGCTTGGTCACTATCACTATTGGCGACTTTGGTAGCAATGCTTCCTACACGTGTGAAACTGGGTACAATCTGAATGGAGATATGACCAGAATGTGTCAGGATAGTGGAGACTGGAGTGGCACTGCTCCTACTTGTGAtc ctgttgactgtggttccCTGGACGACCCCACTGATGGAGCAGtgaacacatcctctggaaccaccttcatgatgaatgctacctacagctgtgactTTGGCTATAATCTGAATGGAGTcaccaccaggacttgtcagGCTACTGGAGACTGGAGTGGCGGTGATCCAACCTGTGATA TTGTCACCTGTCCAGCTCTCTCTAACCCTGATAATGGAATGGTCAACGTACTTAACAACAACTTTGGGACCGTTGCTAACTACAcgtgtaacactggctacatgcTGACTGGAGATGTAATTAGAGTTTGTGAGGTTAATGGAGACTGGAGCGGGactgctccaacttgtgata TTGTCACCTGTCCAACTCTCTCTGACCCCACCAATGGAATAGTTGATGTCACCACTACCACCTTTACGAGCaatgctacctacacctgtaactcTGGATACACTCTGACTGGAGATATGACCAGGACTTGTGAGGCCAGTGGAAATTGGAGTACTAGTGAACCAACATGTACTG CTGTTGATTGTGGCTCCCTCTCTGACCCCTCCAATGGAATGGTTGATGTAACTACCACCACCTTCACGAGCaatgctacctacacctgtaacactggctacaatCTGACTGGATATATGACCAGGACTTGTGAGGCCAATGGAAATTGGAGTACTAGTGAACCAACCTGTGACT TGACTTGTGAGGACCTCACACTAATCAATGGGATGGTTGTGTACAACGACACCACCATCCCCAGAGCTGTGGGCTCCACTGCCACCTactcctgtaacactggctataaCCTAACCCTCGGTGATGTACGTGACTGTACAGCTACTGGCTGGGTGGGTACCGTGGCAACGTGCATGG ctgttgactgtggtgaCCTCACTGACCCCATCAATGGaacagtggacacatcctctggaactaCTTTTAatatgactgctacctacacctgtgacactggatacactctgaCTGGATACAACActaggacttgtgggagtgatggagtgtggatgCCTCAGGCTCCCATCTGTAATC tgacCTCCCCTAGCATCACCACACAGCCAGGGAACACTGCCTACCTCATCCCTGGAAACACTGCAACCTTCACTGTGATGTCAGGAGAACTCCAGCTGTCCTACCAGTGGCAAGTCAACGGTGCTGACATCAACGACACAGCTGGTCGTTATTCTGGCACCACCACGGGCACTCTGACTGTGCTCAATGTAACTGATGCTGACAGTGCACTAATGTTCTCGTGTGTAATCACCAACCCTGCTGGAAGCATCACTTCCATGCCGCCTGCTCAAATACTCATTT TGTCACTCCCTAGAGTAACGATGATGATAATGGACCAAGTGGTTGGTGTTGGTGACAATGTAATAATATCTTGTTCTGCTGTGTCTGATGATGGACTGGTGACCGTGGGCCTAACAACAACAGCTAGCAATATGGCTGACCTTCCCTTGCCTGTGGCTAACAACACTATGGTAGAGCTGATGAATGTGACGATGGATCGTGCTGGTAACTACACCTGTACTGCTACTAATGCCCGAGGGCCTGTCACCTCCACTGGTCGCCTCTACGTagtgg ctgttgAACCTATAGCTGACCAGAGTGTCCCCACTGGCAATAATGCCACCTTCATCTGTGTGGCAGTGGGTGCTCCTAGCAGTGTCATGTACAATTGGACGCACGATTTGTCTGGGATGTCTGTACCTATAAGAAACTCCATGATAGCTGATCGTGTCTTTGGTATCAACACTAACATGTTGACTATTATGAATGTGGGTGTTCAAGATGAGGATGGATATAGGTGTACTGTCAGTGTGGATGGAGTGATGCTGGAGTACTTCACTGCTATGCTCTCTGTTGTCA ctcCATTCTTCAACCAGACACTGTTACCAGAGTACCTGCTCACTGCTGGAGATACCCTCAATCTGACTTGCATAGGGGAGAACCCAGTGGGAGCAGAGTCTCCACTCTTTATACAATGGAGATTTGACTTTACTTTCTTAAACGAATCTGATCCAAGAATCACTAACATGATGATTGGGTCTAACCAGCTACTCAGTCAACTGCTGATTCCCAACATTCAGCCTACCTATAGAGGCGAATTTGGTTGTTATCTTTCCAACAGACGTACCTTTGAAACTATAAATGCAGTATCCAGCTTAACCAATGTCACAGTTTTCT TTACTCCTGAACCAAGTTTCCCTGCTGGAGGATATCGATTCCAAGCTGGCACTAACAATGATGTTGAATGCACTATACAGTCTATACCTATGACTACATTTGCTGGACTCTTTGAGGTCGTTGATGGGGTTGAGGTACTAAGGGCCAATGTAACACAGCCAGACAACATGCCTTCTGTTAAAGTGAAGTACACCATCATGAATATACAACTGGATAGGCACAATCGTGTCTTTGTGTGCCGTGCAACTAACCAGAATGGAAATGAATCAGTACAGACCACTATCCAGGTGTTTG GTGTTCCTGACCAAATTAACCACAGTCTCATTGTAACCACACCCATTTCCTTGGCATCTATGAGTGTTCGCTTCCCCACCCCTAGTGACAACAACTCCCCCATCActgcctacatgtacatgctatgTCAGGGCCCGTGCGCCAACTCAGCCACTCCAACGACCACTATGAATTACCAAGATGGAGACGGCTACATACTGTTTACTATTGGTGGTCTGATACCAAACAGTGTGTATACTCTGAGAGTGGCTGCCGTTAACGAAGCAGGCAATGGACCCACACCCACTAATGATACTGATGCTCACACCTTCAACTCCTCCACTAGTG CTGATGCAGCCCCTGTCAACCTGATGGTGTCCACCAACGTAATCACCCGAACATCACTGCTCCTCAGCTGGGCCCTCCCCCCTCTAGCCATGCCTGCTGATGTGGTCACCACGAGCTTTAACATCTCCTGGACTAGGGCGACTGATGCTGATCCCCCTCTCTTTGATATCATTCCGTTTGTGCCTAACCTACCTCAAGGCTATCTCATCAGCGGCCTAGTAGCGGACGGACTCTATGAGATTTCTGTTGTCGCAATATATTCAGCTCCCATGTTCACCAGCAGTGCAGCTATGATTATGCAGAGAACCCTTGATGTAGGATTGG AACCTCCTGCACTCATCAACAATACCAAACCCTTCACCGCCATTGGCCAGCTCCCTGCAGAAGGAGGGTCACCCACTAGCGTACGAATAGAATGGCCTGTACCACCAGTACTATTTGTCAGAGGCTACCGTGTTATCATCACCTTTGTACCGTTCACATCACCGACACGAAGGAAGCGTCAGGCTCCTGTCACCATAACCACCCCTAATAACTTTACTGTGATCAATGATTTCTCTGGAGGCGCTACATACACTCCCAATGTAGCTGCTGAGATTGGACCTGATGGGTCAGATCCTGTCTTTGTGAATGTGTTTCCTAACGACGCCACCTTCATTGCACCAGAGAGAG ctcctaATCGCCCGACCGGTTTGATGGTGGTCCCTAATCCTTATCGTGCACTGGACCTCTCCTGGAACCTTCCGACACAACCTAATGGAGTCTTGCGACGATGCACCATAACAGAGACCAGCTCCA TAACAGGGATCCAGGCACTGACTACACATTCGAATTGA